The following proteins are co-located in the Sulfurospirillum deleyianum DSM 6946 genome:
- a CDS encoding cache domain-containing protein, with the protein MKEKKFFLSATLMLLFGVIMLFLYQKSMAYEEEEALQKQMDSLLLTLHTKIKETTTISLASSVVLAKNPYVLACLREQDKEKCLDYLIEIKNTLAYANVFENARFHLHTKTFKSFMRLWDYNNQALDDLSAFRHALEKIKETKYPMDGVEIGRHGMFLRAIVPVIDAHEYLGTLETVVDFKALSDYFSKDGVTFYVLMKNEYRSIANAIVYDEKLSLDNYTIVNQSFNGLYFIKEMNFQGTGYVKRGDHYVLYTPIMDLNGENVGFFVLTWKESLSLASFKG; encoded by the coding sequence ATGAAAGAGAAAAAGTTTTTTTTAAGTGCGACGCTGATGTTGCTTTTTGGCGTTATTATGCTCTTTTTGTATCAAAAATCAATGGCATATGAAGAGGAAGAGGCGTTGCAAAAGCAGATGGACTCTTTGCTGTTGACCCTGCACACGAAAATTAAAGAAACAACAACGATTTCGCTCGCTAGTTCAGTGGTTTTGGCAAAAAATCCTTATGTCCTTGCCTGCTTGAGAGAGCAAGATAAAGAGAAGTGTTTGGACTACTTGATAGAGATTAAAAATACCCTTGCGTATGCTAATGTTTTTGAAAATGCCCGTTTTCATCTTCATACCAAAACGTTTAAGAGTTTTATGCGGTTGTGGGATTATAACAATCAAGCGCTTGATGATTTAAGTGCTTTTCGCCATGCGTTAGAGAAAATCAAGGAAACAAAGTATCCGATGGATGGGGTTGAAATCGGGCGACATGGAATGTTTTTGCGTGCGATTGTGCCTGTTATTGATGCGCATGAGTATCTAGGAACGCTAGAAACAGTGGTTGATTTTAAGGCGCTGAGTGATTATTTTAGTAAAGATGGTGTGACGTTTTATGTACTGATGAAAAATGAGTACCGCTCCATCGCCAATGCGATTGTGTATGATGAAAAGCTCTCGTTAGATAACTATACGATTGTCAATCAATCTTTCAATGGACTCTATTTTATTAAAGAGATGAATTTTCAAGGTACGGGTTATGTCAAGCGAGGTGACCACTACGTCCTTTATACACCGATTATGGATTTGAATGGCGAAAATGTAGGGTTTTTTGTTTTAACATGGAAAGAGAGTCTCTCCTTAGCCTCGTTTAAAGGCTAA
- a CDS encoding coproporphyrinogen III oxidase family protein yields MRENNVKIITNATSYFMHQYTKHYLHVKKPADRLPPPPEDKEYLLYIHVPFCTMFCPYCSFNKFNYTKEAATHYFKHLREEILHVKALGYRFNYLVIGGGTPLIDEEELIQTIELVKKLFDIKHVSCESDPNHIQPKTVLRLDGLVDRLSVGVQTFDDTLLKKLGRYEKFGSGEEVYRKIASMLGILPITSVDLIFNFPNQSKENLLYDIETLTKLSPEQSSFYPLMTSSMVKSSVTKTLGKFSLTNEYEFFNIIKESLKKSYPSRHGWSFSKEKEAIFDEYVIDNEEYVGVGSGSFSFINNTLYHNEFALDKYAECIAQRKSAVVKERTFEANSRMYYRLMVDLFNGKLSKKKFEIMFGIKIEDALKKELMALKFAKAIKENKESIVTTEFGDYLFLVLMKEFYMGMDRIRNEARKNLSL; encoded by the coding sequence ATGAGAGAAAACAACGTTAAGATTATCACCAATGCGACCAGTTATTTTATGCACCAATACACCAAACACTATTTACATGTAAAAAAGCCTGCTGATAGATTGCCGCCACCGCCTGAAGATAAAGAGTATCTGTTGTACATTCATGTGCCTTTTTGTACCATGTTTTGTCCCTACTGCTCCTTTAACAAATTTAACTACACCAAAGAGGCAGCAACCCACTACTTTAAACATTTGCGTGAAGAGATTTTACATGTAAAAGCACTTGGCTATCGTTTTAACTACCTTGTCATTGGGGGAGGAACACCGCTCATTGATGAAGAAGAGCTGATTCAAACCATTGAACTGGTGAAAAAACTCTTTGACATTAAGCATGTTTCCTGTGAGAGTGACCCTAACCACATTCAACCCAAAACCGTGCTTCGCCTCGATGGTTTGGTCGATCGCCTCTCTGTGGGTGTTCAAACCTTTGATGACACACTTTTGAAAAAACTCGGACGCTATGAAAAATTTGGCTCAGGCGAAGAGGTGTACCGAAAAATTGCCTCCATGCTCGGTATTTTACCAATTACCAGTGTGGATTTGATTTTTAATTTTCCTAATCAAAGCAAGGAAAATCTTTTGTACGATATTGAAACATTGACAAAACTCTCACCTGAGCAGAGCAGTTTTTACCCGCTGATGACCTCATCTATGGTCAAAAGCAGTGTGACTAAAACCCTAGGGAAATTTAGCCTTACCAATGAATATGAGTTTTTTAACATCATCAAAGAGTCTCTTAAAAAGTCTTACCCCTCTCGTCATGGTTGGTCATTTTCCAAAGAGAAAGAGGCGATTTTTGATGAGTACGTCATCGACAATGAAGAGTATGTAGGTGTGGGCTCTGGCTCGTTTAGTTTTATCAACAACACCCTCTACCATAACGAATTTGCGCTTGATAAATACGCAGAATGTATTGCACAGAGAAAAAGTGCGGTGGTTAAAGAGCGTACCTTTGAGGCAAATTCTCGTATGTACTATCGCTTGATGGTTGATCTTTTCAACGGCAAACTCTCAAAGAAAAAATTTGAAATAATGTTTGGCATCAAAATCGAAGATGCCCTTAAAAAAGAGCTGATGGCGCTTAAATTTGCTAAAGCGATTAAAGAGAATAAAGAGAGCATTGTCACCACAGAGTTTGGGGATTATCTCTTTTTAGTACTCATGAAAGAATTTTACATGGGCATGGATAGAATCCGAAATGAAGCGAGAAAAAACCTTAGCCTTTAA
- a CDS encoding DUF3817 domain-containing protein has translation MLRNSLTRVRLFSAMDGVSFLVLIGIAMPLKYIAGDPTLVRYIGMTHGVLFILFVASLFHASMRYQWELKFSLFCFACSLIPFAPFLLDTKLKRLREENNAVS, from the coding sequence ATGTTACGAAACAGCTTAACAAGAGTGCGCCTTTTTAGTGCGATGGATGGAGTCTCCTTTTTAGTGTTAATTGGCATTGCCATGCCACTTAAGTACATCGCAGGAGACCCCACGTTAGTACGCTATATTGGTATGACGCACGGTGTTTTGTTCATTCTCTTTGTCGCTTCACTTTTTCACGCTTCCATGCGCTACCAATGGGAATTAAAATTTTCCCTTTTTTGTTTCGCCTGTTCACTGATTCCCTTTGCCCCTTTTTTACTCGATACCAAACTCAAACGCTTACGAGAAGAAAACAATGCCGTTTCATAA
- a CDS encoding manganese-dependent inorganic pyrophosphatase codes for MQTYACGHINPDSDSVVSAISLSYLKTKLGETCTPARQGELSPETKFILSTFKLEAPLLKNDFSGDNLYITDYSDLAQAPHNLKETNILGIVDHHKLGDITTTTPLECWIRPVGCTNTIVKEMFDHYKIDIPKDIAGAMMLAILSDTVLFKSPTCTKTDTKAVKELAQIAGVEDFKALGMEMFLVKSAVKGASPRSLLLRDYKDFEMGGNKIGIGQLEVVDLKVFDEMKESLFADMKAYKEEGNRHTVMLLLTDIMVEGSQFLVVSDDESKIENAFNTKLINHEMWVDKILSRKKQVIPVMEKQF; via the coding sequence ATGCAAACCTATGCATGTGGACATATCAATCCCGATTCAGATTCTGTGGTATCGGCGATTTCCCTCTCATATCTCAAAACAAAACTGGGTGAAACCTGCACACCCGCACGTCAAGGAGAGTTAAGCCCCGAGACAAAATTTATCCTTAGTACCTTCAAACTAGAAGCGCCTCTACTTAAAAATGACTTCTCAGGCGATAATCTTTACATTACCGATTATTCAGACCTTGCACAAGCCCCACACAATCTTAAAGAGACCAACATTTTAGGCATTGTTGACCATCATAAGCTCGGTGACATTACCACTACAACGCCTCTTGAGTGTTGGATTCGCCCTGTGGGTTGTACCAATACGATTGTCAAAGAGATGTTTGACCACTATAAAATTGACATTCCAAAAGACATCGCAGGAGCGATGATGCTCGCCATTTTAAGTGATACGGTGTTGTTCAAATCGCCAACGTGTACCAAAACGGACACCAAAGCGGTGAAAGAGTTGGCGCAAATTGCGGGCGTGGAAGATTTTAAGGCGCTGGGTATGGAGATGTTTTTAGTCAAATCCGCCGTCAAAGGCGCAAGCCCTCGTTCACTCTTACTTCGTGATTATAAAGACTTTGAGATGGGTGGCAATAAAATTGGCATCGGTCAGCTTGAAGTCGTTGATTTAAAAGTCTTTGATGAGATGAAAGAATCCCTTTTTGCGGATATGAAAGCCTATAAAGAAGAGGGCAATCGTCACACCGTGATGCTTTTATTGACAGATATTATGGTTGAAGGCTCTCAATTTTTAGTGGTGAGTGATGATGAGAGTAAGATTGAAAATGCGTTCAATACCAAATTAATCAACCATGAAATGTGGGTCGATAAAATTTTAAGTCGTAAAAAACAGGTGATTCCTGTTATGGAAAAGCAGTTTTAA
- the ubiE gene encoding bifunctional demethylmenaquinone methyltransferase/2-methoxy-6-polyprenyl-1,4-benzoquinol methylase UbiE codes for MILETNENKQQKIVQMFDEIAGTYDTANRVLSMGIDIQWRKTACDETFSRYQKPIALIVDVACGTGDMMGYWAKQAKKAGRKIEKILGIDPSVGMTDVGKQKFPEFEFVISEATALPLENESADILSISYGIRNVVKRQDAFKEFARVLKTGGYVVILEFTKDEKKGIFFVLKDFYLNKILPILGGLISKNKAAYEYLPNSIEGFLTSSMLQKELDEAGFETEFCKSFSMDISTLVIAKKR; via the coding sequence ATGATTTTGGAGACCAACGAAAATAAACAGCAAAAAATTGTGCAAATGTTCGATGAAATCGCAGGAACGTACGATACGGCGAACCGTGTTTTAAGTATGGGCATTGACATTCAATGGCGTAAAACAGCGTGTGATGAAACGTTTTCAAGGTATCAAAAGCCCATTGCGTTGATTGTCGATGTGGCGTGTGGTACGGGTGATATGATGGGATATTGGGCAAAGCAGGCGAAAAAAGCAGGACGAAAGATAGAAAAAATTTTGGGGATTGACCCATCCGTTGGGATGACCGATGTGGGTAAACAAAAATTTCCAGAGTTTGAGTTTGTGATTTCTGAAGCAACAGCACTTCCTTTGGAGAATGAAAGTGCGGATATTTTAAGTATTAGTTATGGTATTCGCAACGTGGTGAAGCGCCAAGATGCGTTTAAAGAGTTTGCCCGTGTGCTTAAAACGGGTGGTTATGTGGTGATTTTAGAGTTTACCAAAGATGAGAAAAAAGGTATTTTCTTTGTTCTGAAAGATTTTTATTTGAACAAAATTCTTCCTATCTTAGGTGGACTGATTTCTAAAAACAAAGCCGCATACGAGTATCTCCCCAACTCCATTGAAGGTTTTTTAACCTCTTCTATGCTTCAAAAAGAGCTAGATGAAGCAGGTTTTGAGACGGAGTTTTGTAAAAGCTTCTCTATGGATATTTCAACCCTTGTGATCGCTAAAAAACGCTAA
- the xseA gene encoding exodeoxyribonuclease VII large subunit: MSQTLSVSTLNNQVKSLLEATFLHVSVEGEVSRPTYHSSGHLYFTLKDADSSISCVMFKGNTKSLKFQVEEGLSVVVHGSISVFSPRGTYQINCTSMEPSGSGALALAYEQLKAKLGAKGYFEAGRKKPLPRFVNHIALVTSGTGAALQDMLRVATKRWPLVKITLIDTLVQGEGAKFAIASNIARADTLGVDVIIVGRGGGSVEDLWAFNEEVVADAIFTCKTPVVSSVGHEIDYVISDFVADMRAPTPSAAMEMILPDSTEMLQRLDSMMEQSHLLFRRLLHSKEEQLEQLKRLFAKRSIDEKLALMKGEIAFVERQLNDKMLLMHREKSAQVALLLEQMSFQTKQNLAKKEQLLSSYTLALHSKEPSREQKECYAQVVKAGKKVALEKIAEGETFELQTPHTILTAQALHHRKL, from the coding sequence ATGAGTCAAACCCTTAGCGTCTCAACGCTGAACAACCAAGTCAAATCTTTGCTTGAGGCAACCTTTTTACATGTAAGTGTAGAAGGAGAAGTCTCAAGACCCACCTATCATAGCTCAGGGCATCTCTACTTTACCCTTAAAGATGCGGATTCTTCCATTTCGTGTGTGATGTTTAAGGGTAATACGAAAAGCTTGAAGTTTCAAGTTGAAGAGGGTTTGTCGGTGGTGGTGCATGGCTCAATTTCGGTTTTTTCACCCCGTGGAACCTACCAAATCAACTGTACGTCGATGGAACCCTCAGGCAGTGGGGCATTGGCACTGGCGTATGAACAGCTTAAAGCCAAACTCGGCGCAAAAGGCTACTTTGAAGCGGGGCGTAAAAAACCTCTGCCTCGTTTTGTCAATCACATCGCTTTGGTTACCTCTGGTACAGGTGCGGCACTGCAAGATATGCTCAGAGTTGCCACCAAACGCTGGCCTTTAGTAAAAATTACCCTTATTGATACGTTAGTGCAAGGCGAGGGGGCGAAGTTTGCGATTGCCTCCAATATCGCTCGTGCGGATACTTTGGGGGTAGATGTCATCATCGTTGGGCGAGGTGGTGGCAGTGTGGAGGATTTGTGGGCGTTTAACGAAGAGGTGGTTGCGGATGCCATCTTTACATGTAAAACCCCTGTGGTCTCTTCTGTTGGGCATGAAATCGACTATGTGATTAGCGATTTTGTCGCTGATATGAGAGCGCCAACCCCTTCGGCTGCGATGGAGATGATTCTGCCTGATAGCACAGAGATGCTTCAACGCCTTGATAGCATGATGGAGCAGTCTCACTTGCTTTTTAGACGTCTTTTGCACAGCAAAGAGGAGCAGTTAGAACAGCTTAAACGTCTGTTTGCTAAACGCTCCATAGATGAAAAACTCGCTTTAATGAAGGGAGAGATTGCGTTTGTGGAGCGTCAACTGAACGATAAAATGCTACTGATGCATCGTGAAAAGTCGGCTCAAGTGGCATTGTTATTGGAGCAAATGAGTTTTCAAACAAAGCAAAATCTAGCCAAAAAAGAGCAATTACTCTCTTCGTATACCCTTGCTCTGCACTCAAAAGAGCCAAGCCGTGAGCAAAAAGAGTGTTATGCACAGGTGGTAAAAGCTGGGAAAAAAGTAGCACTTGAAAAGATTGCGGAGGGAGAGACGTTTGAGTTACAAACGCCCCATACGATTTTGACGGCTCAGGCACTTCATCATCGAAAGCTCTAG
- a CDS encoding adenosine deaminase — MKKFIQNLPKAELHLHIEGTLEPELMFKLAQKNEIALPYASIQEVREAYNFNSLQSFLDLYYAGASVLVEEIDFFDLTWAYLQKCKVQNILHVEIFFDPQTHTKRGIAFGVVVRGIVKALQKAKKELGISSFLIMCFLRHLSEKEAYETLKESLPFKHHIIGVGLDSSEVGHPPSKFERVFKRARQEGYKIVAHAGEEGDSSYIWEAIKLLHVNRIDHGIRCDEDATLVDFLIEKQLALTVCPLSNVKLCAVDEMKNHNILKLLHQGVLVTVNSDDPAYFGGYLNENYLALAHDLGASKHDLVALAKNSFKASFLSEEEKEKYLQLFT; from the coding sequence ATGAAAAAATTCATTCAAAACCTTCCCAAAGCTGAACTGCACCTTCACATTGAAGGCACTTTAGAGCCAGAGTTGATGTTTAAATTGGCGCAAAAAAATGAGATAGCCCTTCCTTATGCGAGTATTCAAGAAGTACGTGAGGCGTACAATTTTAACTCCTTACAATCCTTCTTAGACCTCTATTACGCAGGGGCGAGTGTGCTCGTTGAGGAGATTGATTTTTTTGATTTGACATGGGCGTATTTGCAAAAATGCAAAGTTCAAAACATTTTACATGTAGAAATCTTTTTTGACCCACAAACCCACACCAAACGAGGCATTGCTTTTGGTGTGGTGGTGCGTGGCATTGTCAAAGCGCTTCAAAAGGCGAAAAAAGAGCTGGGCATTAGCTCCTTTTTGATTATGTGTTTTTTACGTCACCTCAGCGAAAAAGAGGCGTATGAAACCCTTAAAGAATCTTTACCTTTTAAGCATCATATTATAGGAGTAGGCTTAGATTCGAGTGAGGTGGGGCATCCTCCTTCTAAGTTTGAGCGGGTTTTTAAACGTGCACGACAAGAAGGATATAAAATCGTCGCACACGCAGGTGAAGAGGGCGATAGCTCTTACATTTGGGAAGCGATAAAGCTTTTACATGTAAACCGCATTGACCATGGGATTCGTTGCGATGAAGATGCGACGCTGGTTGATTTTCTTATCGAAAAACAACTTGCCCTTACCGTCTGTCCGCTCTCAAATGTCAAACTCTGCGCTGTGGATGAGATGAAAAACCACAACATTTTAAAACTCTTGCATCAAGGTGTTTTAGTCACCGTCAATTCTGATGATCCTGCCTATTTTGGGGGTTATCTCAATGAAAACTATTTGGCATTGGCCCATGATTTGGGAGCGAGTAAACATGACCTTGTGGCATTGGCTAAAAACAGTTTTAAAGCCTCCTTTTTAAGCGAAGAGGAGAAGGAAAAATACCTCCAACTCTTTACCTAG
- the ribB gene encoding 3,4-dihydroxy-2-butanone-4-phosphate synthase: MNQMCANFSLEHSVSLALKALQNKKGVIVMDRYDRENEADIIFHAESLTPEQMALLIRECSGIVCLCLPPQKVEELELPMMVSHNESKFQTGFTISIEAKEGVSTGVSAKDRVTTIQAAIHPEGKTKIVSPGHVFPLRARENGVLEREGHTEASVDLMKLAGLSPYAVLCEMTNADGSMSVGETIRLFAQKHDFPMISIDEIIAYRKMLQGQNA, translated from the coding sequence ATGAATCAAATGTGTGCGAATTTCTCGTTAGAACACTCCGTTTCGCTTGCTCTAAAAGCGCTTCAAAACAAAAAAGGTGTCATTGTCATGGATCGTTATGATCGTGAAAATGAAGCCGATATTATCTTTCATGCCGAGTCCTTAACCCCTGAGCAAATGGCACTTCTCATTCGTGAGTGCAGTGGCATTGTCTGTTTATGCTTACCGCCTCAAAAAGTAGAAGAGCTAGAACTTCCTATGATGGTCTCGCACAATGAGTCAAAATTTCAAACCGGTTTTACCATCTCCATTGAAGCTAAAGAGGGTGTGAGCACAGGTGTGAGTGCGAAAGATAGAGTCACCACCATTCAAGCAGCCATCCATCCTGAGGGCAAAACAAAAATCGTCTCTCCTGGGCATGTTTTTCCTTTGCGTGCTCGTGAAAATGGGGTCTTAGAGCGTGAGGGGCACACCGAAGCCTCGGTAGACTTGATGAAGCTCGCAGGGCTTTCCCCGTATGCCGTACTGTGTGAAATGACTAACGCCGATGGGTCTATGAGTGTGGGCGAAACGATACGTTTGTTTGCGCAAAAGCATGATTTTCCTATGATAAGCATTGATGAGATTATTGCCTATCGGAAGATGCTTCAAGGACAAAACGCTTAA
- a CDS encoding LysR substrate-binding domain-containing protein yields the protein MTLKELSIFYHLCEDAHLCNLSKKLGITQSAISLAIKSLEKKVGEPLFDRIGKKLVLSEKGRLFYEKTHPHYEALKEAQLFFSHNALAGSLKIASSKTIGEYLMPSIVYDFRLLHPSVSVHKTIQNSASIIEMVKNGAIDMGFIESSCDEKEIRKEVIADDELIVVSSDKALHNKQCYIDELFDKKWILREKGSGTREVFLEALGESVKTLPLFLEFSEFEEAKTLLLRYNESITCLSRVVVENELKRGELFEVTLKNISLKRPFYLIYHKDKYASKLFSEFKRFVLEASSDRQ from the coding sequence ATGACACTCAAAGAATTAAGCATTTTTTACCATCTCTGCGAAGATGCCCATCTGTGCAATCTCTCTAAAAAGCTAGGCATTACGCAGTCTGCCATCTCCCTTGCCATCAAATCTTTAGAGAAAAAAGTAGGAGAGCCTTTGTTTGACCGTATTGGCAAAAAATTGGTCTTAAGTGAAAAAGGAAGGCTCTTTTATGAAAAAACCCATCCGCATTATGAAGCACTCAAAGAAGCCCAACTCTTTTTTTCGCACAACGCCCTTGCTGGAAGTTTAAAAATCGCATCGAGTAAGACCATCGGCGAGTACCTTATGCCAAGCATCGTTTATGATTTTCGTCTCTTGCATCCTAGTGTGAGTGTGCATAAAACCATTCAAAACTCAGCCTCTATCATTGAAATGGTGAAAAATGGAGCGATAGATATGGGTTTTATCGAATCCTCGTGTGATGAAAAAGAGATACGCAAAGAGGTCATCGCTGATGATGAGCTTATCGTCGTGAGTAGCGACAAAGCGCTTCACAACAAACAGTGCTACATTGATGAGCTCTTTGATAAAAAGTGGATTTTGCGAGAAAAGGGCTCAGGCACACGGGAGGTTTTTTTAGAGGCTTTAGGGGAGAGTGTCAAAACCCTTCCGCTCTTTTTAGAATTTAGTGAGTTTGAGGAGGCAAAAACCCTTTTACTTCGCTACAACGAAAGTATCACCTGCCTCTCTCGTGTGGTGGTCGAAAATGAGCTAAAACGAGGGGAGTTGTTTGAGGTGACACTCAAAAATATCAGCCTCAAACGCCCTTTTTATCTTATTTACCACAAAGACAAATACGCCAGTAAACTCTTTAGCGAATTTAAGCGTTTTGTCCTTGAAGCATCTTCCGATAGGCAATAA
- a CDS encoding YeiH family protein, with product MFQKANRSNTLSGLLFVALFAMSASYIAQFEGLKRLGISPLIVGILLGMFYANTLRHKLPKEWEAGIFFSTKTLLRAGIVLYGFRVSFQEIAHVGMVGVVVSVCVVASTFLIGYVVGTKFLKLDRDTTILTSVGSSICGAAAVLATEPVVKGEAYKSTVAVSTVVLFGSIAMFLYPFIYQLGLVPLSPEAMGIYIGGTVHEVAHVVAAGNAISEDVAQSAVIVKMIRVMMIAPFLILLGLYLAKSSSQSRGKTVVAIPWFALYFIGVAGFNSLHLLPSSVVENINVLDTFLLTMAMSALGMETHVHKFKNVGMKPLYLAGILFLWLIFGGYYIVKLSLMV from the coding sequence GTGTTTCAAAAAGCCAATCGTTCCAATACCCTAAGCGGTCTTTTATTTGTCGCTTTATTTGCCATGAGCGCAAGTTACATTGCCCAGTTTGAAGGACTTAAGCGTTTGGGCATAAGCCCTTTAATTGTGGGGATTTTACTGGGCATGTTCTATGCCAATACCTTGCGTCATAAACTCCCCAAAGAGTGGGAAGCGGGCATTTTTTTCTCCACCAAAACGCTTTTACGAGCGGGCATTGTGCTCTATGGTTTTCGAGTGAGTTTTCAAGAGATAGCGCATGTGGGTATGGTGGGTGTTGTGGTGAGTGTCTGCGTGGTGGCTTCAACCTTTCTCATTGGCTATGTGGTAGGAACGAAGTTTTTAAAACTCGATAGAGACACCACCATCTTAACCAGTGTGGGCAGTTCCATCTGTGGAGCGGCGGCGGTTTTAGCAACCGAGCCTGTGGTTAAAGGTGAAGCGTATAAAAGCACGGTTGCCGTTTCTACCGTGGTGCTTTTTGGAAGCATTGCGATGTTTTTGTATCCGTTTATCTATCAGTTAGGCTTAGTGCCTCTATCCCCTGAAGCGATGGGCATTTACATTGGAGGGACGGTGCATGAGGTCGCACATGTGGTGGCTGCGGGTAATGCCATTAGCGAAGATGTGGCGCAAAGTGCGGTCATTGTGAAGATGATACGGGTGATGATGATAGCCCCTTTTCTCATTTTGCTTGGTTTGTACTTAGCCAAAAGTAGCTCTCAAAGCAGAGGCAAAACGGTGGTGGCGATTCCGTGGTTTGCGCTCTATTTTATAGGGGTGGCGGGATTTAACTCTTTGCATCTTCTGCCCAGTAGCGTGGTGGAAAACATCAATGTGCTTGACACCTTTTTGCTCACCATGGCGATGAGTGCGCTAGGCATGGAGACGCATGTTCACAAATTTAAAAATGTGGGCATGAAGCCTTTGTATTTGGCAGGGATTTTATTTTTGTGGTTGATTTTTGGAGGATATTACATCGTAAAACTTTCGTTGATGGTGTAA
- a CDS encoding YitT family protein, whose protein sequence is MKKTSASLAFLQYVYVLLGTMSMAFAVVCFLSPNNMVTGGGIGIALILHYLIDSLTLGTLIILVSIPFVILGFVYFGKQYTFKTLLAMLGTSFFTDFFREFLKLNPITDDILLAAIFGGMFIGLGVGLVIKGRSSTGSTSVVGEIVAMKSKFKASEVLFAIDISIMFAFILTHGDIKKALYSMLGVYVTAKMIDVILIGRPPRKVVQIVSNNVETLTEQIRERIEEHGTIFTGVGLHHQKQVKTVILVTVESAKIQLLKDIIREYDPEAFLIISEASEFLGRD, encoded by the coding sequence ATGAAAAAAACCTCCGCCTCCCTTGCCTTTTTGCAATACGTTTATGTGTTACTAGGAACTATGTCCATGGCGTTTGCCGTCGTCTGTTTTTTATCGCCTAACAATATGGTCACGGGAGGGGGCATTGGCATTGCGCTCATTTTGCACTATCTCATTGACTCACTGACCCTTGGAACGCTCATCATTTTGGTGAGTATTCCTTTTGTTATTTTGGGGTTTGTCTATTTTGGAAAACAGTACACCTTTAAAACCCTCCTTGCCATGTTGGGAACCTCGTTTTTTACGGACTTTTTTAGAGAATTTCTGAAACTTAACCCCATCACCGATGACATCCTTTTAGCCGCAATTTTTGGCGGTATGTTTATAGGACTAGGTGTGGGCTTGGTCATTAAAGGGCGCTCTTCTACTGGAAGCACTTCCGTGGTCGGTGAAATCGTGGCGATGAAGAGTAAGTTTAAAGCCTCCGAAGTGCTTTTTGCCATTGATATTAGCATTATGTTTGCGTTTATCCTCACGCACGGCGACATCAAAAAAGCGCTGTATAGTATGCTTGGCGTTTACGTGACCGCTAAGATGATTGATGTGATTTTAATTGGTCGTCCACCTCGCAAAGTGGTGCAAATCGTCTCCAACAATGTTGAAACCTTAACCGAGCAAATCAGAGAGCGCATCGAAGAGCACGGCACGATTTTTACAGGCGTGGGACTTCACCACCAAAAGCAAGTCAAAACGGTGATTTTGGTCACCGTCGAGAGTGCAAAAATCCAACTGCTAAAAGACATCATAAGAGAATACGACCCCGAAGCGTTTCTCATCATCTCCGAGGCCTCAGAGTTTTTAGGAAGAGACTAA